From the genome of Mesorhizobium japonicum MAFF 303099, one region includes:
- a CDS encoding ArsR/SmtB family transcription factor: protein MTKKLTTAILRRLHTGTIAMASYLRQRLAEIQADLALRRPAKRLTFREQVAIATRFLTALGNAKRLLATVHLIDGERTVSDLADLLDLSHSAMCQHLTLLVEQGIVECRAEGTWRYYSCKSEDAKAVIWLLDGLAENNMLPGPPSGPRRP from the coding sequence TTGACTAAAAAACTCACCACAGCCATTTTGCGCCGCCTGCACACCGGAACCATCGCCATGGCTTCTTATCTCAGACAACGACTGGCGGAAATTCAGGCCGACCTGGCTCTACGGCGGCCGGCTAAGCGCCTCACTTTTCGAGAACAGGTCGCGATCGCGACACGATTTCTCACTGCCTTGGGGAATGCCAAGCGCCTGTTGGCCACCGTTCATCTGATAGACGGTGAAAGAACGGTGAGCGACCTAGCCGACCTGCTGGATCTCAGCCATTCGGCCATGTGCCAGCATCTAACCCTTCTGGTTGAACAAGGGATCGTCGAATGCCGCGCGGAAGGCACTTGGCGGTACTATTCCTGCAAGTCGGAAGATGCCAAGGCTGTCATCTGGCTGCTGGACGGTCTAGCCGAAAACAACATGCTTCCTGGACCGCCGTCCGGACCTCGGCGGCCTTGA
- a CDS encoding acyltransferase family protein — MNYRRDIDGLRAVAVLPVVLFHFGVSAIPGGFTGVDIFFVISGYLISGSLLDDLERGQFSIGRFYWRRARRILPALTFVILLASIAAWFILLPSDLHEYSLSVIAASTFWSNIYFWKTTNYFSIDAELRPLLHTWSLSVEEQYYIFAPVLVYLIYRYASKRWLTILLPIAIGSFALAVMATTLAPTAGFYLLPTRIWELALGAMLMLRKPPALASRPLTELIGLAGFGLIAFGFVTISESDPFPGYNALFPCIGTALLIYAGQPHADRPVPVATQVLRLTPLVWIGLISYSLYLVHWPINSFVHYLSLKAIGVPTILAMIVASVALATFSWKYVEQPFRQKRAFTAPLPIFAFSATAIALLCVGGLAGALGKGFPQRFPDFSTERVLVGDWRNGVCFNEGASRIENWNLADCTRTHGFPTNVLLWGDSFAAHYVSGLEANAQKIQANVIQYTYAGCPPNLSYFSYARPACTRFNERALSIIHDANIQAVILSGRWTDYQARGFDGLQKTVDRLRDMGVKVYVIGQSPEFIADVQKIAFFAKREHVANTSWPMAMDPDINKQVLPFVQGATFIDPLAYLCDAAGCSYADAGTRQFLYFDYGHFSSAGATLAISKYWPSFAASNKVAKAK, encoded by the coding sequence ATGAACTACAGGCGCGATATTGATGGCTTGCGGGCCGTTGCGGTGCTGCCCGTCGTGCTCTTCCACTTCGGCGTATCGGCCATTCCCGGCGGTTTCACCGGTGTCGATATCTTCTTCGTCATATCGGGCTATCTGATCAGCGGCAGCCTGCTCGACGATCTCGAGCGCGGCCAGTTCTCGATCGGCCGCTTTTACTGGCGCCGAGCGCGGCGCATCCTGCCGGCGCTGACCTTCGTCATCCTGCTCGCCAGTATCGCCGCCTGGTTCATCCTCCTGCCGTCGGATCTCCACGAGTACAGCCTGAGCGTAATTGCGGCCTCGACCTTCTGGTCGAACATCTATTTCTGGAAAACGACCAACTATTTCTCCATCGACGCGGAACTGCGACCGCTGCTGCACACATGGTCGCTTTCGGTCGAGGAGCAGTATTATATCTTCGCACCGGTCCTCGTGTATCTGATCTACCGATACGCCTCGAAGCGCTGGCTGACGATATTGCTGCCAATTGCCATAGGCAGTTTTGCGCTGGCGGTCATGGCAACCACGCTGGCGCCGACCGCCGGCTTCTACCTTTTGCCGACGCGCATCTGGGAACTGGCGCTGGGCGCAATGCTGATGCTGAGAAAGCCGCCGGCGCTTGCCAGCCGTCCGCTGACTGAACTGATCGGGCTGGCCGGTTTTGGCCTGATCGCCTTCGGCTTCGTGACGATTTCGGAGAGCGATCCCTTTCCGGGCTACAATGCCCTGTTTCCCTGCATCGGAACGGCGCTGCTCATCTATGCTGGCCAGCCCCATGCGGACAGGCCGGTCCCCGTCGCCACGCAGGTGTTGCGGCTGACACCGCTGGTGTGGATCGGCCTTATCTCCTATTCGCTCTACCTCGTTCACTGGCCGATCAATTCGTTCGTCCACTATCTCTCGCTCAAGGCCATCGGCGTGCCGACGATCCTGGCGATGATCGTGGCCAGCGTCGCGCTGGCGACGTTCTCGTGGAAATATGTCGAGCAGCCCTTTCGCCAGAAGCGGGCCTTCACCGCCCCTTTGCCCATCTTCGCCTTCTCGGCGACGGCGATCGCCCTGCTGTGCGTCGGCGGCTTGGCCGGCGCGCTGGGCAAGGGGTTTCCGCAACGGTTCCCGGACTTCTCGACGGAACGGGTCCTGGTGGGTGACTGGCGCAACGGCGTCTGTTTCAACGAGGGCGCGAGCCGGATCGAGAACTGGAACCTCGCCGACTGCACCCGAACGCATGGCTTTCCCACCAATGTCCTGCTGTGGGGCGATTCCTTCGCCGCGCACTACGTGTCGGGGCTGGAAGCCAATGCGCAGAAAATCCAGGCCAACGTCATCCAGTATACCTATGCCGGCTGCCCGCCCAATCTGAGCTACTTCTCATACGCCCGGCCGGCCTGCACGCGTTTCAACGAGCGGGCGTTGTCGATCATCCACGATGCCAACATCCAGGCGGTGATCCTGAGCGGCCGGTGGACCGACTACCAGGCAAGGGGTTTCGACGGCCTGCAGAAGACAGTCGACCGGCTGCGCGACATGGGCGTCAAGGTCTATGTCATCGGCCAGTCTCCGGAGTTCATCGCCGACGTCCAGAAAATCGCTTTCTTCGCAAAACGGGAGCACGTCGCGAACACATCCTGGCCGATGGCCATGGATCCGGACATCAACAAGCAGGTGCTGCCATTCGTCCAAGGGGCAACTTTCATCGACCCGCTGGCCTACCTGTGCGACGCGGCCGGCTGCTCCTATGCTGACGCCGGCACCAGGCAGTTCCTCTACTTCGACTACGGCCATTTCTCGTCCGCCGGCGCGACGCTCGCCATCTCGAAATACTGGCCAAGCTTTGCCGCCAGCAACAAAGTCGCCAAGGCAAAATAG